A single genomic interval of Streptomyces sp. NBC_00663 harbors:
- a CDS encoding arsenate reductase ArsC — translation MTTPAERPSVLFVCVHNAGRSQMAAAFLTRLAGDRVQVRSAGSAPADTVNPAVVEALAEVGIDISAEVPKVLTVEAVQASDVVITMGCGDTCPVFPGKRYLDWKLPDPAGQGVAAVRPIRDEIEKRVRGLIGEIAPGAQP, via the coding sequence ATGACCACTCCCGCCGAGCGCCCGTCCGTCCTGTTCGTCTGTGTCCACAACGCGGGCCGTTCGCAGATGGCCGCAGCCTTCCTCACCCGGCTGGCAGGCGATCGAGTCCAGGTACGGTCCGCCGGCTCCGCTCCCGCCGACACCGTCAACCCCGCCGTCGTGGAGGCTTTGGCCGAGGTGGGCATCGACATCTCGGCCGAGGTCCCCAAGGTGCTCACCGTGGAGGCCGTCCAGGCGTCCGACGTCGTCATCACGATGGGATGCGGGGACACCTGCCCGGTCTTCCCGGGCAAGCGCTACCTCGACTGGAAGCTCCCCGACCCGGCCGGTCAGGGTGTGGCCGCCGTCCGTCCGATCCGGGACGAGATCGAGAAGCGCGTCCGCGGCCTGATCGGTGAGATCGCCCCGGGAGCCCAGCCGTGA
- a CDS encoding GNAT family N-acetyltransferase, translating into MVPEHANEVLTIYQLGIDEGNATFETTAPTWEHFDASRVPGHRHVALDDSGTVLGWVAAVPVSDRCVYAGVVEHSVYVHPDARGRGVGAALLGALIKSTEAAGIWTIQSGIFPENVSSLALHRKTGFRVIGTRERLGQLHGVWRDVVMIERRSGSVA; encoded by the coding sequence ATGGTGCCCGAGCACGCGAACGAGGTCCTGACGATCTATCAACTCGGCATCGACGAGGGCAACGCCACCTTCGAGACGACCGCACCGACCTGGGAGCACTTCGACGCCTCCCGGGTGCCCGGCCACCGGCATGTCGCCCTGGACGACTCGGGCACGGTGCTCGGGTGGGTCGCCGCGGTGCCGGTGTCGGACAGGTGCGTGTACGCGGGAGTCGTGGAGCACTCGGTGTACGTCCACCCCGATGCCCGCGGCCGGGGCGTCGGCGCGGCCCTGCTGGGCGCGCTGATCAAATCCACCGAGGCGGCAGGCATCTGGACCATTCAGTCGGGCATCTTCCCGGAGAACGTCAGCAGCCTCGCCCTGCACCGGAAGACGGGTTTCCGGGTCATCGGCACCCGCGAACGCCTCGGGCAGCTCCACGGGGTCTGGCGGGACGTCGTGATGATCGAACGGCGGAGCGGCTCCGTCGCGTAG
- a CDS encoding helix-turn-helix domain-containing protein, giving the protein MAPTVALAVTDGMLHFELSLAYEVFGAVPDGVSVPWYEVTVCGSAPVQVGRFRVEPDHGLERLRDADTVIVPGWADVDVDPPAELVDAVRAAHEAGARVASLCTGAFVLAAAGLLDGGRATTHWAHTDELAARHPGVEVDPDVLYVDNGSVLTSAGKAAAMDLCLHLVRLDHGSSVANAAARRLVVPPHRAGGQAQFVAAPVPARDDHPLAALLPWVIERLGEPLTVEDLARRAGMSSRHLTRHFRAATGTTPLQWLLTQRIRRAQELLETTDDGVDTIATATGMGTATTLRRHFHRTVGVPPDTYRRTFRARPAAAQEPPAATMAL; this is encoded by the coding sequence ATGGCCCCTACCGTCGCCCTCGCCGTCACCGACGGCATGCTGCACTTCGAACTGTCCCTGGCCTACGAGGTGTTCGGCGCCGTACCGGACGGGGTGAGCGTCCCCTGGTACGAGGTCACCGTCTGCGGCTCGGCCCCGGTCCAGGTCGGCCGGTTCCGGGTCGAGCCCGACCACGGGCTTGAGCGGCTGCGGGACGCCGACACCGTGATCGTGCCGGGCTGGGCGGACGTCGACGTGGATCCGCCGGCCGAGCTGGTCGACGCGGTGCGCGCGGCTCATGAGGCGGGGGCGCGGGTGGCGTCGCTGTGCACGGGCGCGTTCGTGCTGGCCGCCGCCGGACTGCTGGACGGCGGACGCGCGACCACGCACTGGGCGCACACCGACGAACTGGCCGCCCGCCATCCCGGGGTGGAGGTCGACCCGGACGTCCTCTACGTCGACAACGGCAGCGTCCTGACCTCCGCCGGGAAGGCCGCGGCGATGGACCTGTGCCTGCATCTCGTACGACTCGACCACGGATCGTCGGTCGCCAACGCCGCCGCCCGCCGACTGGTCGTACCCCCGCACCGGGCCGGCGGACAGGCGCAGTTCGTCGCCGCGCCGGTCCCCGCCCGCGACGACCATCCGCTCGCCGCGCTGCTGCCCTGGGTGATCGAACGCCTCGGCGAGCCGCTGACGGTGGAGGACCTGGCCCGCCGGGCGGGGATGAGCTCACGCCATCTCACCCGCCACTTCCGGGCCGCGACCGGCACCACCCCGCTCCAGTGGCTGCTCACCCAGCGCATCCGCCGCGCCCAGGAGCTGCTGGAGACCACCGACGACGGCGTCGACACGATCGCGACCGCCACGGGCATGGGCACCGCCACCACCCTGCGCCGCCACTTCCACCGCACGGTCGGCGTCCCGCCGGACACCTACCGCCGCACCTTCCGCGCCCGGCCCGCCGCGGCTCAGGAGCCCCCTGCGGCAACAATGGCCCTATGA
- a CDS encoding saccharopine dehydrogenase family protein: MGAGVGQTVAVFGAYGHTGRFVVAELRARGFVPVLSGRDAEKLKVVAVEYDVEARPASVDDPVSLDRALAGAAAVINCAGPFATTAAPVIEAALRAGIPYLDVAAEIEANVDTFAGFADRARAAGVPVVPAMAFYGGLGDLLATAAMGEWTAADEAHVAYGLNSWHPTPGTRIAGEVSRGRRDGRRVRFSGGRLEYRDDAAAVLEWTFPEPLGAREVIGEFTMADVVTVPSHLAIPEVRTYMTVEAARDLSSPDTPAPVGDGGADRRSDQTFLVDVVVRSGDEERRAVARGRDIYAVTAPLVVEAVERLLTGRTKVRAGVVSAGEMFDAADFLRALADHVTVELP; the protein is encoded by the coding sequence ATGGGAGCGGGCGTGGGGCAGACGGTCGCGGTGTTCGGGGCGTACGGGCACACGGGACGCTTCGTCGTCGCGGAACTGAGGGCGCGCGGATTCGTGCCCGTCCTCTCCGGCCGCGACGCGGAGAAACTGAAGGTCGTAGCGGTCGAGTACGACGTGGAGGCGCGGCCCGCGTCGGTCGACGACCCGGTCTCGCTGGACCGTGCGCTGGCCGGGGCCGCGGCCGTGATCAACTGCGCGGGGCCGTTCGCGACGACCGCCGCGCCGGTGATCGAGGCGGCGCTGCGGGCCGGGATCCCGTATCTGGACGTGGCGGCGGAGATCGAGGCCAATGTCGACACGTTCGCCGGCTTCGCGGACCGTGCCCGTGCGGCGGGCGTGCCGGTCGTGCCCGCGATGGCCTTCTACGGCGGGCTCGGCGACCTGCTGGCCACGGCCGCGATGGGGGAGTGGACGGCGGCCGACGAGGCGCATGTCGCGTACGGCCTGAACAGCTGGCACCCGACGCCGGGGACACGGATCGCGGGCGAGGTCTCGCGGGGTCGGCGGGACGGGCGGCGGGTGCGGTTCAGCGGCGGGAGGCTGGAGTACCGGGACGACGCGGCCGCGGTGCTGGAGTGGACGTTTCCGGAGCCGCTGGGGGCGCGGGAGGTCATCGGGGAGTTCACGATGGCCGACGTGGTGACCGTCCCCAGCCATCTGGCGATTCCCGAGGTGCGGACGTACATGACGGTCGAGGCGGCCCGGGACCTGTCGTCGCCGGACACTCCGGCGCCGGTCGGGGACGGGGGCGCGGACCGGCGGTCCGACCAGACCTTCCTGGTGGACGTGGTGGTGCGGTCGGGGGACGAGGAGCGGCGGGCCGTGGCGCGGGGCCGGGACATCTACGCGGTGACGGCGCCGCTGGTGGTGGAGGCGGTGGAGCGGCTGCTCACGGGGCGGACGAAGGTGCGGGCGGGGGTGGTGTCGGCCGGGGAGATGTTCGACGCGGCGGACTTCCTGCGGGCGCTGGCGGATCATGTGACGGTGGAACTGCCGTAG
- a CDS encoding ArsR/SmtB family transcription factor, translating to MSKQELVVLGQGEGSAGCCPGLVTAPLDDVQAADLAKVFKALGDPVRLRLLSMIASRSGGEVCVCDLTPAFDLSQPTISHHLKLLRQAGLIDCERRGTWVYYWVLPGTLDGLSAFLATARTAEGTA from the coding sequence ATGTCGAAGCAAGAACTTGTGGTGCTGGGCCAGGGCGAAGGGTCCGCCGGTTGCTGCCCCGGGTTGGTGACCGCCCCTCTGGACGATGTGCAGGCGGCCGACCTGGCGAAGGTCTTCAAAGCGCTGGGCGACCCGGTCAGGCTGCGGTTGCTGTCGATGATCGCCTCACGGTCGGGCGGGGAGGTCTGCGTGTGCGACCTGACCCCGGCCTTCGACCTCTCGCAGCCGACGATCTCGCATCATCTGAAGTTGCTGCGTCAGGCGGGCCTGATCGACTGCGAGCGTCGCGGCACATGGGTGTACTACTGGGTGCTTCCCGGCACCCTGGACGGGCTGTCCGCGTTCCTGGCGACCGCACGGACGGCTGAGGGGACCGCGTGA
- a CDS encoding HAD family hydrolase — MTVVAGIGSGGTRVDTAYRPAYLVFCDVDETLIDCKSMFEFLRFQLVRRYGEEGELRYRLVEADLKGRSAAGVPREDVNRAYYRSYAGESAEEMADLGREWFSLAASVPGFFIASTVAELARHRAAGADIVLVSGSFAPCLDPVAEYVGARHVLCSSPVVRDGRYTGELPEPVIGEGKRAAALRLLAEHPGVNPRDCFAYGDHPSDFPLLDCVGHPRGVGDDPVVRGYLARRADRAAVAVSGCALACWSMGRDEQSEGCSGECALPLS; from the coding sequence ATGACGGTGGTCGCGGGTATAGGCAGCGGCGGGACACGGGTCGACACGGCGTACCGGCCGGCCTACCTCGTCTTCTGTGACGTCGACGAGACGCTCATCGACTGCAAGAGCATGTTCGAGTTCCTGCGTTTCCAGCTCGTGCGGAGGTACGGGGAGGAGGGAGAGCTGCGGTACCGGCTCGTCGAGGCCGACCTCAAGGGGCGGTCCGCCGCCGGGGTCCCCCGCGAGGACGTCAACCGGGCCTACTACCGCTCCTACGCCGGCGAGAGCGCCGAGGAGATGGCCGACCTGGGCCGCGAGTGGTTCTCGCTCGCCGCCTCCGTGCCCGGGTTCTTCATCGCCTCCACCGTGGCCGAACTGGCCCGGCACCGCGCCGCCGGCGCCGACATCGTGCTCGTCTCCGGCTCCTTCGCGCCCTGCCTCGACCCCGTCGCCGAGTACGTCGGCGCCCGGCACGTCCTGTGCTCCTCGCCGGTCGTGCGCGACGGCCGTTACACCGGCGAGCTGCCCGAGCCCGTGATCGGCGAGGGCAAGCGCGCGGCGGCCCTGCGGCTGCTCGCCGAGCACCCGGGCGTCAACCCGCGCGACTGCTTCGCGTACGGCGACCATCCCTCCGACTTCCCCCTCCTCGACTGCGTCGGCCACCCGCGTGGTGTCGGCGACGACCCCGTCGTACGCGGTTATCTCGCCCGGCGTGCGGACCGGGCCGCGGTCGCCGTCTCCGGGTGTGCGCTCGCCTGCTGGTCCATGGGCCGCGACGAGCAGTCCGAGGGCTGCTCCGGGGAGTGCGCGCTGCCGCTGAGCTGA
- a CDS encoding toll/interleukin-1 receptor domain-containing protein: MRHAGGGTVDYDYDVFISYSHRGHVRDWVKNHFSRELQLYLEDLLPSDPRIFVDFEIPAGSAWPERLEQALLRSRCLVAIWSPPYFRSEWCMAEWKSMQRRQEALSAANGQAPTLVYPINFMDGDHFPEEAQKIQQYKELTKYGYDGPQFRDTPAYLGFQDRMRTVAEEVAACLACAPEWQEGWPIVRPPAHAESSQNSVPRL; this comes from the coding sequence GTGCGGCACGCCGGAGGGGGCACGGTGGACTACGACTACGACGTCTTCATCAGCTACAGCCATCGCGGGCATGTGCGGGACTGGGTCAAGAACCACTTCAGCCGCGAACTCCAGCTGTATCTCGAGGACTTGCTCCCCAGTGACCCCCGCATCTTCGTCGACTTCGAGATACCCGCGGGCTCGGCGTGGCCGGAACGGCTTGAGCAGGCGCTGCTGCGCAGTCGCTGCCTGGTGGCCATCTGGTCGCCGCCGTACTTCCGTTCGGAGTGGTGCATGGCGGAGTGGAAGAGCATGCAACGCCGGCAGGAGGCGCTGTCGGCGGCGAACGGCCAGGCGCCGACCCTCGTCTATCCGATCAACTTCATGGACGGCGACCACTTCCCCGAAGAGGCCCAGAAGATCCAGCAGTACAAGGAACTGACCAAGTACGGCTACGACGGCCCCCAGTTCCGGGACACCCCCGCCTACCTGGGCTTCCAGGACCGGATGCGCACGGTCGCCGAGGAGGTCGCGGCCTGTCTCGCCTGCGCTCCGGAATGGCAGGAGGGCTGGCCGATCGTCCGCCCGCCCGCCCACGCGGAGTCCTCGCAGAACTCCGTACCGAGGCTGTGA
- a CDS encoding phosphotransferase family protein — protein MQSQTKRRLSPAELDALLRASAGTGCRVETELTDGCYNTAYRVRLDDGRPAIVKLAPLPEVPVLRYERGIMATEAMVYRRLAELPKERRVPGPELLYADDEFLMVSVLEGTPWDKVATALPSTAAGALRRELGALTARFNTVTAQDGRFGYPAPESGLSAPDWRTAFTLMVEALLEDAAHWNSALPEEPDTIRKLVAEGAYALDEITEPRLVHFDLWPGNVFVTDGPSPRITGLIDHERAFWGDPAAELISLAFGGDAGPDSDVVAGYVAAGGTLDFTPALHHRLALYQLYLGLILVVEDGPRATDDTGHMAWSREYLAKAVGRVRGLG, from the coding sequence ATGCAGAGTCAGACCAAGCGCCGCCTGTCCCCGGCCGAGCTGGACGCCCTGCTGCGGGCGTCGGCCGGCACGGGCTGCCGGGTGGAGACCGAACTGACCGACGGCTGCTACAACACGGCCTACCGGGTCCGCCTGGACGACGGCCGCCCCGCGATCGTGAAGCTCGCGCCGCTGCCGGAGGTGCCGGTGCTGCGGTACGAGCGGGGCATCATGGCGACGGAGGCGATGGTGTACCGCCGGCTGGCCGAACTCCCAAAGGAGCGTCGAGTCCCCGGCCCCGAACTCCTCTACGCGGACGACGAGTTCCTCATGGTCTCCGTCCTGGAGGGCACCCCGTGGGACAAGGTGGCCACGGCTCTCCCCTCCACCGCCGCAGGCGCCCTGCGCCGTGAACTGGGCGCGCTCACCGCCCGCTTCAACACCGTCACCGCGCAGGACGGCCGGTTCGGCTACCCGGCACCGGAGTCGGGCCTGTCGGCGCCGGACTGGCGGACGGCGTTCACGCTGATGGTGGAGGCGCTGCTGGAGGACGCGGCGCACTGGAACTCGGCCCTGCCCGAGGAGCCGGACACGATCAGGAAGCTGGTGGCGGAGGGCGCCTACGCCCTCGACGAGATCACCGAACCCCGCCTGGTCCACTTCGACCTGTGGCCCGGCAACGTCTTCGTCACCGACGGCCCTTCCCCTCGTATCACCGGCCTCATCGACCACGAACGCGCCTTCTGGGGCGACCCGGCGGCCGAACTGATCTCCCTGGCGTTCGGCGGCGACGCGGGTCCGGACAGTGACGTGGTCGCCGGCTACGTGGCAGCCGGCGGCACCCTCGACTTCACCCCCGCCCTCCACCACCGCCTCGCCCTCTACCAGCTCTACCTGGGCCTGATCCTCGTCGTCGAGGACGGCCCCCGCGCCACGGACGACACCGGTCATATGGCGTGGAGCCGGGAGTACCTGGCGAAGGCGGTGGGGCGGGTGCGGGGGCTGGGGTAG
- a CDS encoding MIP/aquaporin family protein — protein sequence MSASLGRRALAEAVGSAALVTVVVGSGIQATELTDDVGVQLLANSLATVFGLGVLIALFGPVSGAHFNPVVTLVAWFTGRRTSGGLTPRDLAAYLPAQTAGAIGGAVLADAMFARPLVQWSTHDRSAGHLWLGELVATAGLVLLIFGLTRTGRAQLAPVAVASYIGAAYWFTSSTSFANPAVTMGRAFTDTFAGIAPASVGAFVVAQFAGAVVGLGLVAAVFGHPAPDRTGAVPAPVPDEPELTAPATP from the coding sequence GTGAGCGCATCACTCGGCCGCCGGGCCCTCGCTGAGGCCGTGGGGTCGGCCGCCCTGGTCACGGTGGTGGTCGGCTCCGGCATCCAGGCCACCGAACTGACGGACGATGTCGGTGTCCAGCTGCTCGCCAACTCCCTGGCCACCGTGTTCGGCCTGGGCGTACTCATCGCGTTGTTCGGGCCGGTCTCCGGCGCGCACTTCAACCCCGTGGTGACGCTCGTGGCGTGGTTCACCGGCCGCCGCACCTCCGGCGGACTGACGCCCCGGGACCTGGCCGCCTACCTCCCGGCCCAGACAGCCGGTGCCATTGGGGGAGCCGTCCTGGCCGACGCCATGTTCGCCAGACCGTTGGTGCAGTGGTCCACCCATGACCGCTCCGCCGGCCACCTCTGGCTCGGTGAGCTGGTCGCGACGGCCGGGCTCGTCCTGCTCATCTTCGGCCTCACCCGTACCGGTCGCGCCCAGCTCGCCCCCGTGGCCGTGGCCTCCTATATCGGCGCGGCGTACTGGTTCACGTCCTCCACCTCGTTCGCCAATCCGGCCGTCACCATGGGGCGGGCCTTCACGGACACGTTCGCCGGTATCGCACCCGCTTCGGTCGGCGCGTTCGTCGTGGCCCAGTTCGCCGGTGCCGTGGTCGGCCTCGGTCTGGTGGCCGCGGTGTTCGGCCACCCCGCACCCGACCGGACCGGCGCCGTCCCCGCCCCCGTCCCGGACGAACCCGAACTCACGGCTCCCGCCACCCCCTGA
- a CDS encoding 3-oxoacyl-ACP synthase III family protein: MTTHPIGIIATGSYLPAAVAHNDEVGEAAGVTAEWIERKTGIRRRHRAAPHEATSDLAAQAAQRALLQAGLTPDQIAYVVVATSTPDHPQPATAAIVTDLIGARRAAAFDVNSVCSGFMFALTAADRMLRAEPRTESGQGPYALVIGADIYSRILDPADRKTAILFGDGAGAVVLGPVPAGTGPITTSLTTRGDQHRLISVPAGGSRRPASARSVAEGAHWFTMDGRGVRGFVHDNLPGAIHELLAKAAVPARSVRHFVPHQANGVMLAEVWPALGLDTARMHLALAHHGNTGAASVPITLDVAHRRGLFTEGDLTVLSAFGGGMSVGSALFRWAPTAHARPTRERAETRVPLSEPVLAGAR; the protein is encoded by the coding sequence ATGACCACCCACCCCATCGGCATCATCGCCACCGGCTCCTACCTCCCCGCCGCCGTCGCCCACAACGACGAGGTCGGCGAGGCGGCGGGCGTGACCGCCGAGTGGATCGAACGCAAGACCGGCATACGACGACGACACCGCGCCGCCCCGCACGAGGCCACGTCGGACCTGGCCGCCCAGGCTGCCCAACGCGCCCTGCTCCAGGCGGGTCTGACGCCGGACCAGATCGCGTACGTCGTCGTCGCCACCTCCACCCCGGACCACCCCCAGCCCGCCACCGCCGCCATCGTCACCGACCTCATCGGGGCGCGCCGGGCCGCCGCGTTCGACGTCAACTCGGTGTGCAGCGGCTTCATGTTCGCGCTGACCGCGGCGGACCGCATGCTGCGCGCCGAGCCGCGAACGGAGTCGGGGCAGGGGCCGTACGCCCTGGTCATCGGCGCGGACATCTACTCCCGCATCCTGGATCCGGCCGACCGCAAGACGGCCATCCTGTTCGGCGACGGCGCGGGGGCCGTCGTCCTCGGGCCCGTGCCGGCCGGAACCGGCCCGATCACCACCAGCCTGACGACCCGCGGCGACCAGCACCGGCTGATCAGCGTGCCGGCGGGCGGCAGCAGGCGGCCCGCGTCGGCGCGGTCGGTGGCGGAGGGCGCGCACTGGTTCACGATGGACGGGCGCGGGGTGCGCGGCTTCGTGCACGACAACCTGCCGGGCGCGATCCACGAGTTGCTGGCCAAGGCGGCCGTACCCGCCCGCTCCGTACGGCACTTCGTCCCCCACCAGGCCAACGGCGTGATGCTGGCGGAGGTGTGGCCCGCGCTCGGCCTGGACACGGCCCGGATGCACCTCGCGCTCGCCCACCACGGCAACACCGGCGCCGCGTCCGTCCCGATCACCCTGGACGTGGCCCATCGCCGCGGCCTGTTCACCGAGGGCGACCTGACGGTCCTGTCGGCCTTCGGTGGCGGTATGTCGGTCGGCTCGGCCCTGTTCCGCTGGGCCCCGACGGCCCACGCCCGCCCGACGAGGGAGCGCGCGGAGACGCGGGTGCCGCTGAGCGAGCCGGTGCTGGCGGGGGCAAGGTAG
- a CDS encoding VOC family protein encodes MAARLNPYLSFDGTTRQAMEFYKEVFGGTLALNTYGSFGQADTPLADKIMHGMLETPSGLTLMAADAHPDMPLTIGNNYSISLSGDDDTELRGYWDKLSAEGTVTVPLDKQMWGDVFGMCTDRFGVPWMVNITQGQGQG; translated from the coding sequence ATGGCCGCGCGCCTCAACCCGTACCTCAGCTTCGACGGCACCACTCGACAGGCGATGGAGTTCTACAAGGAGGTGTTCGGCGGCACCCTCGCCCTGAACACCTACGGCTCCTTCGGCCAGGCGGACACACCCCTCGCCGACAAGATCATGCACGGCATGCTGGAAACCCCGTCCGGCCTCACCCTGATGGCCGCCGACGCCCACCCGGACATGCCGCTGACGATCGGCAACAACTACTCGATCAGCCTCAGCGGCGACGACGACACCGAACTCCGCGGCTACTGGGACAAGCTCTCGGCCGAGGGCACGGTGACGGTCCCCCTCGACAAGCAGATGTGGGGCGACGTCTTCGGGATGTGCACGGACCGGTTCGGGGTGCCGTGGATGGTGAACATCACCCAGGGGCAGGGTCAGGGGTGA
- a CDS encoding ArsI/CadI family heavy metal resistance metalloenzyme, whose translation MSRAQLALRVSDLEASITFYSKLFGTEPAKRREGYANFALTEPPLKLVLIEGEPGQETGLDHLGVEVESTDQVNAATTRLKDAGLATFEENDTSCCYALQDKVWVHGPGKEPWEVYVVKADADTLGKSADPNASGDGCCTSQGTEDEAPAAAGCACGQ comes from the coding sequence ATGTCCCGTGCCCAGCTCGCCCTGCGCGTCAGCGACCTCGAAGCGTCAATCACCTTCTACTCGAAGCTGTTCGGCACCGAACCGGCCAAGCGGCGCGAGGGGTACGCCAACTTCGCCCTCACCGAGCCACCGCTCAAGCTGGTCCTGATCGAAGGTGAGCCCGGACAGGAGACAGGGCTCGATCACCTCGGCGTCGAGGTCGAGTCGACCGACCAGGTCAACGCGGCCACCACCCGGCTCAAGGACGCCGGCCTGGCCACCTTCGAGGAGAACGACACCTCCTGCTGCTACGCCCTCCAGGACAAGGTGTGGGTCCACGGCCCCGGCAAGGAGCCGTGGGAGGTGTACGTGGTCAAGGCCGACGCCGACACGCTCGGCAAGAGCGCCGACCCCAACGCCTCCGGCGACGGCTGCTGCACCAGCCAGGGCACCGAGGACGAGGCCCCGGCAGCCGCCGGGTGCGCCTGCGGCCAGTGA
- a CDS encoding antibiotic biosynthesis monooxygenase family protein, producing the protein MSIVKINALTVPAEQREVLEKRFAARAGSVEGSDGFEWFELLRPVEGTDTYLVYTRWRSEEDFEKWRAQMAQASHGGGGATAEGGERPKPAATGATLWSFEVVQQAAPKES; encoded by the coding sequence ATGAGCATTGTGAAGATCAACGCACTCACTGTCCCGGCGGAACAGCGCGAGGTGCTGGAGAAGCGGTTCGCCGCCCGGGCCGGTTCCGTGGAAGGCTCGGACGGGTTCGAGTGGTTCGAGCTGCTGCGCCCGGTGGAGGGCACCGACACCTACCTCGTGTACACGCGCTGGCGCAGCGAGGAGGACTTCGAGAAGTGGCGGGCCCAGATGGCGCAGGCCTCGCACGGCGGCGGTGGCGCGACCGCGGAAGGCGGCGAGCGGCCCAAGCCCGCCGCGACCGGGGCGACGCTGTGGTCCTTCGAGGTGGTGCAGCAGGCGGCGCCGAAGGAGAGCTGA
- a CDS encoding carbohydrate-binding protein, producing MATTVGLLAGTLVALSGTTANAATTRYEAETSPAVCTGAVETEWTGYSGSGYCNGTNASGAYNQFTVTASAAGTATVSVRFANGTTTARATDVVVNGSTSASASFEGTGAWTTWATKTFTVPVNAGSNTIRLNPTSAGGLANIDYIDVETSGTTTPPSSSALYVSPTGTDSAAGTASAPTTLTSAISRITSGGTIYMRGGTYNYSSTVTIPAGSNGTSSARTLLSAYPGETPVLNFSAQSESSSNRGIQLNANYWRLYGLVVERAGDNGIYVGGSNNVVERTVTRYNRDTGLQLGRIASSTPSSEWPSNNLILSAESHDNADSDGEDADGFAAKLTTGTGNVFRYAVSHNNIDDGWDLYTKTDTGAIGPVTIEYSLSYGNGTLSDGSQAGNGDRNGYKLGGDDIAVNHVVQHSIAYGNGHHGFTYNSNPGKMTITSNVSVANTERNFNFETGTSVFRSNTSCNSGANDRYVGDADSSNQFWSGTNGSRCSSYSGALGWSFASNGSLVVTFGGVQVTL from the coding sequence ATGGCCACCACCGTCGGCCTGCTCGCCGGCACCCTGGTCGCCCTCTCCGGCACCACGGCCAACGCCGCCACCACCCGCTACGAGGCCGAGACCTCGCCGGCCGTGTGCACCGGCGCCGTCGAGACCGAGTGGACCGGCTACTCCGGCTCCGGCTACTGCAACGGCACCAACGCGTCCGGCGCCTACAACCAGTTCACCGTCACCGCCTCCGCCGCGGGCACCGCGACCGTCAGCGTCCGCTTCGCCAACGGCACCACCACGGCCCGCGCCACGGACGTGGTCGTGAACGGCTCGACCTCCGCCTCGGCCTCCTTCGAGGGCACCGGCGCGTGGACGACCTGGGCGACGAAGACGTTCACCGTGCCGGTGAACGCGGGCAGCAACACCATCCGCCTCAACCCGACCAGCGCGGGCGGTCTGGCGAACATCGACTACATCGACGTGGAGACCTCGGGCACCACCACCCCGCCCTCCTCCAGCGCCCTGTACGTCTCGCCCACGGGTACGGACAGCGCGGCCGGCACGGCGAGCGCCCCGACCACCCTCACCTCCGCGATCAGCCGCATCACCTCCGGCGGCACGATCTACATGCGCGGCGGTACGTACAACTACTCCTCCACCGTGACGATCCCGGCCGGCAGCAACGGCACCTCCAGCGCCCGCACCCTGCTCTCCGCCTACCCGGGCGAGACGCCGGTCCTCAACTTCTCGGCCCAGAGCGAGAGTTCGTCGAACCGGGGCATCCAGCTCAACGCCAACTACTGGCGGCTCTACGGCCTCGTCGTCGAGCGCGCGGGCGACAACGGCATCTACGTCGGCGGCAGCAACAACGTCGTCGAGCGCACCGTGACCCGCTACAACCGTGACACCGGCCTCCAGTTGGGCCGCATCGCCTCCTCCACGCCGAGCAGCGAGTGGCCGTCCAACAACCTCATCCTCAGCGCCGAGTCGCACGACAACGCCGACTCCGACGGCGAGGACGCGGACGGCTTCGCGGCGAAGCTGACGACGGGCACGGGCAACGTCTTCCGGTACGCCGTCTCGCACAACAACATCGACGACGGCTGGGACCTGTACACCAAGACGGACACGGGCGCGATCGGCCCGGTGACCATCGAGTACTCGCTGTCGTACGGCAACGGAACCCTGAGTGACGGCTCGCAGGCCGGCAACGGCGACCGCAACGGCTACAAGCTCGGCGGCGACGACATCGCGGTCAACCACGTCGTCCAGCACAGCATCGCCTACGGCAACGGCCACCACGGGTTCACGTACAACAGCAACCCCGGCAAGATGACCATCACGAGCAACGTGTCCGTCGCCAACACGGAGCGCAACTTCAACTTCGAGACCGGTACGTCGGTCTTCCGCTCCAACACCTCCTGCAACAGCGGTGCGAACGACCGGTACGTCGGTGACGCCGACAGCTCCAACCAGTTCTGGTCCGGCACCAACGGCTCTCGCTGCTCCTCGTATTCGGGGGCCCTCGGCTGGTCGTTCGCCTCGAACGGCAGCCTGGTGGTGACGTTCGGCGGGGTGCAGGTCACCCTGTAG